The window caCTCGCCAGCTTTTTCGTTGATGTTTGCGGCCATTTGTTCTGGTCGGTGGACTGGGCATCAAAACTAGGTATCTAAATTATAACATTTGAACAAACCCGGCAGAATCGGAATGCTATTCCCGGTTCCCATTGATGATTGAGACTAGTGCCCAACCCTACTTATTTTTCCAGATCGAATCCAATGTGAACAATATGTACTACGTATGCATAATCAAAAGCAATGTAGTGAAAGACATTTACAAATCTTATTACCATCATTTCCAAACTACTGAGCACACgtgtctataagccacaggtgtcccaGTTGTACCGTGGGATTTTTAGTACAAAGAACAATATTAcatacaaagatttttttttacttttaatcaaatgcctttttccaaacagtgcgtgtaactcggctagttaaacaatagcctaccagaaaagtcattcattgctgTCTTCACCTTCCtcgtcttcttcagtgtcggaaTCGAacgcctcataattccttcgtcacacactttgtcagacTCTTTTGTTGTCACgctgtcacttttgtctcgaggGAAATTAGCCTTTGAGCCTGTGCTGTCTTCTTTGTCGGCGATTGTGGATTTTTTGTCACTGCTCCACGTTGTCAGGATCCACTGACAGACATGAGCAAACGTTGCTAAATCGATCACCTTTAACATGAAAGCTGCATCATATGCATTTCTTGGTGTATTTTCCCTGATgagggtgtgtgcatgaagCGCAAAATGGCTGTTGTGAAGTATACGAGATGTCGCGAGATTTGAACGTGACTAGGTTTGTCATAATCACCAATTTTGCTGgccgataattgtcctacaaattattgtcgataaacgatattattgacaacattctttgagaccattttttaaaattaattatatgcgatgagagtacattgtatcaaaagcaataaactttaatttctgaaattagagtatttaacattgtaattggaatgtcaaaaacttttaaatcaaacaaacaacataagttaaaaaatacaaaaaaaggaaaaaaaactcaatgaaaataaaatggactctcttAAGAAAAACAACTCTTCAATAAAAAccacaaacacgcacgcacacaagcaCGCAGTTATGtggttaaactaatgtaggggctCATAGTTGAGCTGGCCCACATATCAGTGGTGGCAGAGTTTAATGCAaagtttctgatgtccttcaacgtgtcctctttcactcggttatatagttgaggaattgctgtttgtgacatgttgtacatgtacagtacattctcccaggcaatttgtactgtctgtcaaacatttttttaacatttcccaAAATCCTGCacttcttttgcaatgtagcgagtgacACTGATTGACTGTCGGTACTAAGGCTCCTTTTGTACTTTCAGCATTTCagttcgtcggtgttcatgcgctcaccttgttcaatctgtttaaaactgaaatattctcACACTGGGGATGTGGCATTTGCGTCTTACACACCGCTAATTACGGTAAATACAAGTAGATGAAGTTGTCATGGGGTCCTTTTTACATTCTctattataataatgataaaatcaTTGCGTATGCTTGTGCCTGTGTGTATTCCAGACCTATGTTATTGTTGCATGCACTGAGCTGTGGATGTCCCTCACCTGTTCCGGTGTCAGACCCTGGGTGAGTGGGGGACTTCTGTACCACAGGGCGAGTTCCAAAAAAGCTCCACCTGTCCTCTCCTCCTTGGTTTCCTCCCATGTCTGATGTGTAGTTGGGACTGTTAGACTCTAACGGTGCAAGAAAGGGTGCAGGACTCCGCTGGAACCAGCTCCTACAATCCCGCCACAGACACAGCGTGAGTTGTGAACAAGCGGCTCATATGCCAGGTGGCTAATAACTGCTGATGCAGAGCGCCAATTTTAGACACAAAGCATGTGGGCCATCAACGGGGTGTAATGTGAACAACTTGTACATGGACTTCTGCAGCCTACCTGCGACTCACTGCGGGTGATGCAAGGGGACTGACGCAGGGGGTGACAGATGGTGTGACAGAGGGGGTGACCGAGGGCGTGACGGAGGGGGTGCCACTTGGGGTGGATTGTGCTGATGTTGTAAGCCTGTCGTCCTTGAAGTCCCCGATTGACATTCTCAGCTTCtgcacaacagtaaaaaaaaaaaaaatcatctcacaatgtacacaaaattactcaaacttgaaattattttttaactatTACCAGTACTATTTATtagaataatttattattattaaaaatgataaTTGATGATCAAGTGATATTTCAGCAGAGCACTCAAGTCAGGCCCTGCTACTCAACTGCTCCAACGGGTTGCTGTCaaaattaaaagtaaacatGACAACAGCAAGTTAAGTTTTCTAAAGTTTGCAGTAAATACCGTTGTTGTAGACAATGTTGTTggcatccctcgccacttcacagttttaattttgcagcttcactctatcatggtttttcaaaataaattaatacattatcgctgcttcgtggttgactatggtcaattagtaaaaaaaatgcgtatttaatcaaattttatgtattattggcctaaatttagcattttcaagcatacaaattgcTACATGAAAAAAACCTAAtttaagacattcagaaaaaaGAAAACCCATTCAAGAGTTGATAGGTGGTaccctacactggtcactaggtgtcagtaatggtgcgttgatgagacaatagccacagcaggaagtacgctgtccagaaaaaaaacagcaaggaaCTGCTATGCTAAGgttgagtctatattatgtcttatttatgtctaatatgttttattttctgttattataaggaagtgggggagagaaggatgttggctaagctgacatccatcatggacaacacctctcacccgctacatgacactgtgggttcccttagcagctccttcagcagcagactgttacacccacggtgtaagaaggagaggttccgcaggtccttcataccgaccgctgtcaggctctacaacacctgcaccacttgaaccatgtgtcactatgtattctttacttgcggatcttgcttgctgctgtaacaagtgaatttccctgctgtgggataaataaagtacaatacatacatacatacatacatttatgtctaatatgtctttatttgagacaatagccacagcaggaagtacgctgtccagaaaataAACAGCAAGGAACTGCTAGGCTAAGGTTgaatctatattatgtcttatttatgtctaatatgttttattttctgttattgtgtctactatattgggtaatttgaCAGTAAAAGTGACTAGAGGGTTATttaatgtccagagggctctaataatgctaaaaactgtttttacgtttttagaacacacgtgtcaaacttgtgccctggagggccgagacgctgcaggttttctctccaaccagtttcttcagcaggtgatttaattgatgaagGTGAggtgaaggtgttgatcattaaaatcacctgctttagtgactggctggaaagaaaacctgcagtgtctcggccctccatggcacgagtttgacacctctgTTTTAGAAGGTCTTCAACAGGTtttttaactatgaaaatattccaatttTGCCATCAGCACGTGTTTGTGGCCACACTTGTCAGGCACATCATTGATCCACAGCAGATATGCAATAGAATAACACGGTCAACAATGTGCTGTTTTAACCTACAGCTAAACCAACAACAGAAGTGCGTCAAAGTTCCTTGGGGCCAATCAGTTGTCTTGTAAAGTGGGTGGAATGTTGACACGGTTATGAGGCATGTTACGTTTCTAAATGAAACAGGCACTGCACTAAATGTAAACTTCTCCATTAAAACCACTCAAATGAAACTGTGTAACCTCAGTTTAATGTAGTTGGTCTTCAGTAACAGCAAAAGCATTTTGAACGGTGTTACTCTAACGAAGTCAaatatttcatgtcttcagAATGCACCCATGTTTATATCAGATTTTTAATTCGGACTTTGTGGTTTTTGCGATCATAAAATATTGACATTATTTAGGCTAGCGCAAGGTGCCGCATAGCACATTGCTAGCTACGACGCAAGCTAATCATGCTACATGCTAAATGTGCCTAACTGCCGAAATTGTCCGACTCACTTGTCAACCAGCTTCACTACAATACTCGCTGGTCTGAGTGTTGGCTGACAAAAATGTGCCACAAACGGACATTACTGTGCTTTTTAATCAGTTTAGCCTCCATGTTAGCATTGGTTAGCAAAGAATGGCTTCTCTGCGGCTGACTTCCGGTGCCCGAAATAAACTATCGCTGGCTCGTTAATATGAAACATCGTGGCCTACCTTTTTATGATGGTGTTTCTTTGACGTTCCCTGGCGTTTGCTTTCTTTATTTTGCCCATAATTCAGAATATCAACGACACAAACGCGCACAACGGGCCTCTAACAGTTGGTGACGTGGGGTTTATTATAAAGGGCGTCGCTTAGCAACGCGGCTGAGGCACACGTTACATAATGTGTCGACCAAGCTAGTGCGTCATGTTTACCCTGCTGTCACTCCACACTATACAATGAGCTCTCTTAAATAGAACTTGTAAACTTGTAAAAAACGTATTAGCAATCATACAATTATGCACTGCAGACCTCATGATCTGATAATAACAGCATGAAATAGGGCAGTGAAACTTGATCAAGATAGAACAACGTTTAATTTGACAATAAAGTGTTGATTTTCGGTCCACAAAAAATAATGAAGGGTTGTGTATCAATCTTCAAACCAAATAACTCTGAATTAAAATGTTGTACATTATACTGAGTGAATAAGCCTCTTTCTTAGTCTCCATTCAACAGACTCAATCCAATTAGcagcaaaaataatgcaaatgtgTCAATATAGCATCCTGTCCCCATTGGGCATTTTAGGTAAATAAGCACCCTGTCTATGATTACAGCATTGATGGGAATAATGATCAGTTTTCCTTGACACTGCTGAAGAGGTATTCATTTGAAAAACGTTCATCAACAGTAGCTTGCAGTAATGTTGAACTCTGCAGCATGTATGTGGCTAATTTTGCTCATGTAGCTAAAATTCCCAACAGTAATACACATACAGCACATACATTGGAACCTCAGtttgcgtcattaatccgttccagaaggtctgactctaaccgaactGGGTGtgaaccgaatcaatttttcccataagaaatcatgtcaatcctattaatctgttccaggaagccaaaaatgttaaggcAAACTACGTTTTTATTTgagatgctccgatcaatcggtCACCTATTATTATGGACGGATTTACGTGAAAaccatgtgatcggcatatgctgattaatgcctttcaaagccgatcacaaaaaccaatCACCGTGCGGCGGCGAcctgacaacacaaacatgacatgaatgtgcatgtctGCTGTGCCACGTAGGGATGCCAACGCCCGTACTGAGtcgacaagggacgcacttggTCTCGCGTTGCCGCAAGAATCAACATTAGTCTGTAAAACCTTAacggtttcagtttgacagcttgacacaggctacgccaatcgatgccagcgtgtttgatcactcccttgtcaaacaCCGGTGCTCGACTTTtccttttcttgcatctttattTTCACGGTTTGCCTAGCTGACACTGGTGGagctagctagaattatccgcctagcttctggtttTCGgattccaaatgtgactttttaccaaagtgtctttttgttttttaaaaaaaaacaagcaatgtggttagttcggagctcgtttttgtcccacggggaagtggatatcacattcatggtgtacgtactgactttttaaagtgttactgaacaattttgctctctttttgtctttatttacattaattatgtattatcctcaaaacgctatttgtgtgtggttgtttaatgaacataaatacaaaatgtgtccagccttatgatagTGATATTATGACAGGGGTCTCCTTTTGAATAGCTCACAAAGGAttgcattgtgcaggtgtacctaatgatgtggccaGGGAGTGCATTTGAGGCAGGGTAAAGCGTTAACTGGCCATTGGACTCCAAGTTAAGTGTGCAAGAGTACAACTGCATGACTTGAATAATGATTTCCAAAACAAATTGGTTTTGGTAGAAAGAAATCTGTGCATGTTCTTGAATGCAGTTAAAAACTACTTCTCCTAGTATGCTGCTTGTGATTATGTTTACAGCATGCAAGGCAACAATTTAACCACACTTTCAGATCCACATCATATCAAGCGCAACAGCTTCTGTTAAGTTGATACTCACAAGTTTTGTGCTGTCAGCCAGACGGTGGAAGCGCGTCTCCTCAGCAGAGAGGCCCTTATGGGGGGTATAGCCAGTGTCGGTCAACCCTGCCTGGTGCTCAAAGCTTTGGAGGCTCTCTTGGGTGTGCTCTGGTGTGAAGATGTAAAGATGATACAGCCAGTTTAAATTACCTGGATGTGCTATGGAAAGACCCTGGGGCGTCACTTATAAAATtgtgcgtggaaatctgactaTAAAGTCTGCGTACGCcacaaacccaaaatgtgcgtacggACAAAAATGGTCACATTATTTCAAGAAgaactaatgttgtgtgttatttcaaagcacaactTAAGAAAAGCcttgtgtgttatttcaaagcacaactTAAGAAAAGCcttgtgtgttatttcaaagcacaacttaaagaaaagcccatcatttttggaaaatgaaagagaAAGTTTATGCACACGGCCCTGACGCTATCTGCAAAAATACCGAGAAACGGAGCGCTAAGGACGTACTGTATTAGCTGTGCCTTGTAAACTTAAACCCTAGAATTATGTTTGCTATAATTAATATTCATCAAacacataatatcatgactataaaataaaataatgaagtattcaagcgctgtgttgtgtttttgattTATCTTTTAGTCGGGATACTATACACTCGTGCCTAAcggtgtttatgataaatgacaaatgatatccatcagtgtcatgtcaaagaacaacactttccacaaatgttttaagtctATCACAgcatgatgttttcatgcaatgatggataaatctTTACTGGCCTccactgcatgtttatttctaacataatATGATTTCACgtcaccacttaaaatgtgcgtcgcctttttgccatgtctccaaaaagtgcagaCGCCAACTACAAAGGTGGCGTTACAGTGCACACATTCACACGTCAACTTCTGTTTCTATAAGTACCATACTTTGCGTGGAAGACgcgtacgcaagctttataaGTACCTAAGGCCCCTGGGCACACTAAACATGCATGATCGAATGACGTACAAtacaaaaattctgcctttgcaTCGAAGATAACGCTCTTTTTGACTGACACTTTCACAGAAGTACACATTTTTGCTACACTTCACTCATGTCGATGCAATATAGTGATGGAAGTGAATTATTTCAGCATACAAGTCAGTTCTCTTCACTTACTGTTGGCGAGGGAGCTCATAAAAGAACTTGCTTTGGCTTTCACAACAGGGACAGGGGACATAGCTGGCTCCAGTCGCTCCAAAGTCATCATCTTTGCGCCGCTCTCCCCTTCCTAGTTATGTAAGCAAATGAAATGTGCACCAGCGTACATACAAAACCTTTGCAGCAGTTTAGAAGTACTTCATGCATAGCAAACACCATTTGGGTTCaggaagtgcaaaaaaaaaacctctaaagCACCTCTGCAGTTTTCCTAAATTTGTGCTGTGGGATGACGGGGTCTTTCCAAAGGCTGTTAAGGGTCACGTCGGGAGGAGGGGAATGCATCGGGATATCCATGTGCTCGTCGTAGCTCATGTTGTGCCGGGTCAATCCAATAGGAGGCAAAGGTGCACCGAAGAATCTGGATGATGATCCAGATTCGAGTGCTGGAGCGTGGTAGTAAATAGAACATCAACATTCATTTTACCTTGGTTTTATATCTTTTAGTGAAGTCTCCAAAGCTGGACACACTCCGTTCAGTGGTCCTGGTTGATTTTCCGGTcgcaatttggaaaaaaatcacattggaaataatgtaagtTAATTAGCTTCAGGCTCAAACGATCACCACCATAATAGTCGTCCTTCACGACATTGCAGTTCGactttcacagcttcactctattacactttctttaaaaatatattgatccataaagcatgctgttttgtggttgaatacagcctattattagtcaaaaatatgcatatttaagcaaatgctacacattttttgcttaaattaaatattttcaagcataaaaaaaagactacatgaactaaaattaacaaattattattttcttaatcGATTAATCCGAAGCTTGCTATTTTGAATactcgagtaatcggttaggccctagacagaccaaatcaatatgaaccaaacaccaAACAGTTAGTagtttggtctgcaacacatcagaaaagagacaaaaatattgatcactgttttccaaagtcaaagctgatgtgtgtggatATCTTGTTTGGCCTAAAACAAAAAGATTATAGATCTGCTTTTATGGATGACTGACGAAAttcaaatatttgcattttagaggctgaaatcagaggatatttacatttttaaattaaaaaaatgattaattgaatATCAAAATAGTTCTAGATGAATTGGATAAccgattaatcatcaattcagtgattaattgttgcagctctagtaaAATGtgccatgtttttcattttcctgCTAATTACAAGTTGTTATGCCTTTTATTTATTAGAATTCTCTCAAGATTTGCTGATGTGACGTCACACAAGATGAtggtttgactttttaatcatGGGATGGTTTTTGTTTGGTTCAATTACAAATTTTACGATTTCTGGAGTGTCTGGCTTTGGAGAGTGTCTCATTTCAGCAAGCAAAACATGAACCTTTATTGATCCACTGCGTGCACATTAGCGATGCTCCGATTAGGGTTTTATACCGCCGATTCCAacaccgatcatccaggactgaaatcggacgataccaatcacatggattaattatatattttaaaatatatttatgatgagtgctattagcCAGGTGTGCTGTGTAAAGGGGAAAgcttaggacaattccaaggtcccttgactgccagggaacccaaaaaataggtaattactaatacaaTTTGTAATTCCCTCGCAAGATACagtagttttcgtggcatgtgttggcagttaagttccacacagcagacacaatatttattgttttgaagGAACGTGGAAGGACGACGCTGACGTTTGTTCggtcaagacactacactgcgcAAAAGGACCGCTGCGgactgcaatagtgctagccacaggtgatcgggttgaaaggcatttatcagcatatgccgatcacgtgatcTTTCACGGAAATCAgtcgatactgatcggtggccgatcgatcggggCACCCCTAGTGCACATCAAAGTGTTTGCCAAGGTCACCGACAAAAGCAGATAAAAATTGCATTCAACATCAGTGTAGTTACCATCTCAAATCAGTAAATCCTTGTGTTACCTGGCATGTCTCCCTGTCTTGAGGCCATTCTAACACTTGGGTCAGAGGAGGTCAACGCCGGTACGTGATAATGAGAAGGTCCACTTTGCTTTGGAGTCCAAATTCGTGTCCACTAGTCCCACAGCAATCAGCAACACAATGTCAAATCTGCCATTTTTGGGTTGATGGAAACTAAAAGCTGTCAATGGTTTTACAcgtcagagaaaaaaaacaccaaacagACCTGTTTGTCTTGACTGCAGACTTGTGTGTGGTGTCCAGTTTCTGAGCAGCCTCAAATAGAGGCAGAGTCTGGTGACCAGATACGTCATCATCATTTATTTGATATTCAAGAGTCCACCACACAATCTAGCATGACAACAGATGGCACAGCAGACCAGTTGTCACTCAAAGCTGATTCATTGTGtgataatttcattttaatttctagAATTTAACCTTTTGTTATTTGGTGATAGATAATGCAATAGCTGCTTTCTCCAAATAACAGCGCTATGTCAGCCATCAAATTTATGTAAGCCTAGACCAGCGAGCTACATGTGACATGTTAGCAGATGACTGGCAAAGCAGAATAAGGAACTAAAGGCACGCCTAATGTGATATTTTAAGCGCTGTGATTATACAAATATCTTTTCGAATACTTTCTGTGAGCATTTCAGGGCGGCTCAGTCATTGTGGAACGCTATGCTTTctaatgtatatgcatttaacGGCCATTAATCATAATCTGAGCGTAGTCTCTCTACAGTCGAATACAACAAGAGACTTACCTAACCTGCTAGTAGCACCCCTTCTCTTGAAATAAACTCACTGCGTTTTAGGGCACATTTGACCGAGTGCGAGAGCAAACACTGCAGCATGTTTGCTCGTCCATGACTTTTGGCCATGCGGAACGAGAGAACGCACATCACGCCGTGACGCAGTGCCAGTGAACGCAACACCCGGAAGTTACAAGAACCCGGCTCAAACTGAATTTATTACTGAACTTGAATGATGGAAATTAACACGGGAACACACCGAACAAATTAAGTAGAATGGAGTTTGTGTTGATTAGTAAAACGTATGCGAGGAGTCCAGgagtttaaaaatgaaatgacataTACCATATTAACAATGACcacgtgtatacagtatgtgaccaTTACATCAGCAGCTGATGCTGTTGAGTATTCAGCAGCTTGTCTCTAATTTGGTTGACGCATACAAAACTATATAGTATGTTCTACACATGTTTGTTCCAAAGTTGtaactatttatttatccaATCTTATCCACGTGAGACCcagtaatgtatttttgtcgATCCAATTATTTAATGCAAGAAATTCCTTTGCTGGCTGTTGGGAGGATATAGCAAATTTTGCACTTTTGCCATAATCAATTACTATCCCTGCTTTGTCAACTTAAATGGACCCcttgtatttaaaaatagtCGTCATGTACAAACCCAAGTCTCCATGACGTAGTGATATGTGCCTTTTTGCATTACCAGCCTTGAACCACAAGGCGTCACTGTTGATGCAAGACACAATActtaaactgcactttttagggggaattttgcccatcatccacaattagTGATGGAAATGTTGTCTCTTTTTAGAGACCCGGTTCTTTTGGGTCGGCTCACTAAAATGAAGcgtctctttcggctcccaagtggctcctcagaattttttgttgtcttaaactaTTACTAcatgatgtgtattgtgtaaaaaaaagctactagtttaaaaaatacatcatttcaaatgtgtattatttaaatggatttatttaaatcctcaatgaacagctacaaaaaatataacaatataaaatacaagACCCATCTCAGTAGACAAGGTCAAATCTCTACATGCAAATTTCTAGCAAActtcaaacaacacaacatcagctTGATTGGCATTCAAAGACTCCTCCtccgtgtgctgtgtgtgtttaaccccgcccctagGCGTCACATGCtgacagaaaaaaagaagaggacAAAACTAATCGGCCCTCAATTGGCTCGCAATGAAGCGAAACGCCTCCTATTCAAAGAGCCGGTTCTTACAGCCGATTCGTTCATGTCTcacgagacatgaacacgtctttctcttttctgtgcatttaaaaaatcttaaaacacataaaaaagtgACAGCTCTGTAAGGCACGTAATAGGATACACATATGCCGCCTACACACACTGCATTTGAAACACCACCAAAAACCTCCtacaacgttttatggttttatatacatgctttgaccatgtagtaacaggtacattcatgataatataCTTacataatacttacagtattgtgTATTTCGGCCattctaagcattaccggaacttccttgtAACGTGACAAGCAATGTCATAGAatcgaacgcctacacctagcatacacttttccaaactcagaaataaaaacactgcaGCAATGGCGGCATGtcgaatatgtagccttaccttctAGTAGtatctgaggcgttgtgagcgcggCGCTGACGCACTACGGGcaagtctgtggtgaagctagttgctagccggctagtagctagctggtctGTTATGTCTAAGTGTCAATACGGcagtaatgtagttcgatcggcgcaacagtgataataataataatgtcaatgTCTCtgtggcttggttaatatgaacgtcacattatatgtaaatggatcgttgttttttggagactttttcagtCGATTTTCTAGGAGGACTAGTATGTCCCATACGAGCAGTAATGACCTGGCTCTATCTGTTTTaatatctttaaaacgcacaggaaagagaaggacatatgtgttcatgtctatCATACAGATTGTGgataaaattccaaaaaaagtgcagttttccttgaaatatatgtCAAGCACAAGAGATaaatacatgtttatttttccttttttattgaaaaataaagtgcagGTTGATTTACTCAGGCTTTGTAAAAACAGAAGACCTTCCAGTGGAAGCGATATTAAAGTATGTTCACATCATGACAAAACAAATGAGCAATCGGGATATTTACATATGCTGAACAGTTGCTTAATGTTCGATATCTTCTAGGCTTGTTGAGTTGTGTTAGCGCTGCCTGGGGTGgaactggtgccgactgcagcagcAGCTTTGCTGGAGAGAACCTTTCTCCTTCTGAAGTCACATAAGACAAAGAAACATATTGACACGTCTCCACAAATGCAAGAAACTCATTGTTCATGTTTAATTTGGTTGTGATGTTTCATGTTTGCAGTGTGCTTGCTGAGGAAGAAGTACTCACGTCAGGTTTGCGAGCATACGTTTCACCGCTTTAGGCTTCAAGCAGAAATCGGAGCCATTTTTTGTGGTGACACTGTGGGAATATACAGCACAGGTGAGAAAAGAATGTTGAACAATGTGAA of the Dunckerocampus dactyliophorus isolate RoL2022-P2 chromosome 11, RoL_Ddac_1.1, whole genome shotgun sequence genome contains:
- the kiaa1191 gene encoding putative monooxygenase p33MONOX isoform X2, with amino-acid sequence MASRQGDMPALESGSSSRFFGAPLPPIGLTRHNMSYDEHMDIPMHSPPPDVTLNSLWKDPVIPQHKFRKTAEEGESGAKMMTLERLEPAMSPVPVVKAKASSFMSSLANKHTQESLQSFEHQAGLTDTGYTPHKGLSAEETRFHRLADSTKLKLRMSIGDFKDDRLTTSAQSTPSGTPSVTPSVTPSVTPSVTPCVSPLASPAVSRRSWFQRSPAPFLAPLESNSPNYTSDMGGNQGGEDRWSFFGTRPVVQKSPTHPGSDTGTVDPDNVEQ
- the kiaa1191 gene encoding putative monooxygenase p33MONOX isoform X1, producing MASRQGDMPALESGSSSRFFGAPLPPIGLTRHNMSYDEHMDIPMHSPPPDVTLNSLWKDPVIPQHKFRKTAEEGESGAKMMTLERLEPAMSPVPVVKAKASSFMSSLANKHTQESLQSFEHQAGLTDTGYTPHKGLSAEETRFHRLADSTKLKLRMSIGDFKDDRLTTSAQSTPSGTPSVTPSVTPSVTPSVTPCVSPLASPAVSRRSWFQRSPAPFLAPLESNSPNYTSDMGGNQGGEDRWSFFGTRPVVQKSPTHPGSDTGTGFSLQSYFGLHKSSTIAGTGSHDSLKVGDTANFLPPKIEISGMDAEQAPPRPHKLKPRDMNVLTPSSF